One Geotrypetes seraphini chromosome 15, aGeoSer1.1, whole genome shotgun sequence genomic window carries:
- the FKBP6 gene encoding inactive peptidyl-prolyl cis-trans isomerase FKBP6 isoform X1, translating into MLMLQKSPRRGSSPSLYQQLRCHMQDISGDGGVMKEVIRAGTGELVPPNASVLVKYSGYFEYSDKPFDTNWYRKNLRLMKLGEDITLGGMEIALLTMQKGEVSRCLFLPAYAYGKMGCPPLIPANATVLFELELLDFLDTAESDKFFDLAPLEQDAFPLEKVLKVANTEREFGNYLFRQSCFYDAKDRYKRASKILNRQSVGSHEHHLINASKLLVFLNLSLTYLKLDFPSRALIFGERALEIDSKNAKALFRCGQACLLMTEYEKSRDFLIAAQKVQPYNQDINNELKKLAGFYRDYMEKQKTMCYRMFASLNSKV; encoded by the exons ATGTTGATGCTGCAGAAGAGTCCGAGAAGGGGGAGCAGCCCG TCCCTATACCAGCAGCTGAGATGTCACATGCAGGACATATCAGGAGATGGAGGGGTGATGAAGGAAGTTATCCGTGCTGGTACTGGAGAATTGGTACCTCCTAATGCTTCTGTGCTAG TGAAATACTCCGGTTATTTCGAATATTCAGATAAACCTTTTGACACCAACTGGTATAGAAAGAACCTCCGCCTGATGAAGCTTGGAGAAG ATATTACACTTGGAGGCATGGAGATTGCGCTGCTCACCATGCAGAAAGGCGAGGTATCTAGATGTCTTTTCCTGCCTGCATATGCATACGGGAAGATGGGATGTCCACCACTGATCCCTGCCAATGCCACCGTCCTTTTCGAGCTAGAACTGTTAGACTTCCTGGATACTGCTGAATCTGATAAGTTCTTTGATTTAGCACCT cTGGAGCAAGATGCATTTCCATTGGAGAAGGTATTGAAGGTGGCAAACACAGAACGGGAATTTGGAAATTACCTTTTTCGACAGAGCTGTTTCTATGATGCCAAGGACCGGTACAAAAGG gcCTCCAAAATCTTGAATCGCCAATCTGTTGGTAGCCATGAACACCATCTGATTAATGCAAGCAAGCTGCTGGTGTTCCTGAACTTGTCACTCACCTACTTGAAGCTGGACTTCCCTTCCCGGGCATTGATCTTCGGAGAGAGGGCGTTGGAGATTGACAGCAAGAACGCAAAAGCTCTCTTTAGGTGTGGCCAG GCTTGTCTTCTTATGACAGAATATGAAAAATCACGTGACTTCCTTATTGCAGCCCAGAAAGTGCAGCCTTATAACCAGGACATTAATAATGAGCTGAAGAAACTAGCAGG
- the FKBP6 gene encoding inactive peptidyl-prolyl cis-trans isomerase FKBP6 isoform X2 has product MQDISGDGGVMKEVIRAGTGELVPPNASVLVKYSGYFEYSDKPFDTNWYRKNLRLMKLGEDITLGGMEIALLTMQKGEVSRCLFLPAYAYGKMGCPPLIPANATVLFELELLDFLDTAESDKFFDLAPLEQDAFPLEKVLKVANTEREFGNYLFRQSCFYDAKDRYKRASKILNRQSVGSHEHHLINASKLLVFLNLSLTYLKLDFPSRALIFGERALEIDSKNAKALFRCGQACLLMTEYEKSRDFLIAAQKVQPYNQDINNELKKLAGFYRDYMEKQKTMCYRMFASLNSKV; this is encoded by the exons ATGCAGGACATATCAGGAGATGGAGGGGTGATGAAGGAAGTTATCCGTGCTGGTACTGGAGAATTGGTACCTCCTAATGCTTCTGTGCTAG TGAAATACTCCGGTTATTTCGAATATTCAGATAAACCTTTTGACACCAACTGGTATAGAAAGAACCTCCGCCTGATGAAGCTTGGAGAAG ATATTACACTTGGAGGCATGGAGATTGCGCTGCTCACCATGCAGAAAGGCGAGGTATCTAGATGTCTTTTCCTGCCTGCATATGCATACGGGAAGATGGGATGTCCACCACTGATCCCTGCCAATGCCACCGTCCTTTTCGAGCTAGAACTGTTAGACTTCCTGGATACTGCTGAATCTGATAAGTTCTTTGATTTAGCACCT cTGGAGCAAGATGCATTTCCATTGGAGAAGGTATTGAAGGTGGCAAACACAGAACGGGAATTTGGAAATTACCTTTTTCGACAGAGCTGTTTCTATGATGCCAAGGACCGGTACAAAAGG gcCTCCAAAATCTTGAATCGCCAATCTGTTGGTAGCCATGAACACCATCTGATTAATGCAAGCAAGCTGCTGGTGTTCCTGAACTTGTCACTCACCTACTTGAAGCTGGACTTCCCTTCCCGGGCATTGATCTTCGGAGAGAGGGCGTTGGAGATTGACAGCAAGAACGCAAAAGCTCTCTTTAGGTGTGGCCAG GCTTGTCTTCTTATGACAGAATATGAAAAATCACGTGACTTCCTTATTGCAGCCCAGAAAGTGCAGCCTTATAACCAGGACATTAATAATGAGCTGAAGAAACTAGCAGG